A section of the Schistosoma haematobium chromosome ZW, whole genome shotgun sequence genome encodes:
- the EXOSC3_1 gene encoding Exosome component 3 (EggNog:ENOG410V8DR~COG:J): MNLASIDNIIRGARLQTSSNDSSYQNFLDRLVLPGMVFELSGPYDGPVSWSIGPGLVCVPMSRMKPGVGKNKMVDSILVRQFGILKFKCKKLEGTDSTDTIKRFKLGNSLSDLRSENFIWVECLVSNGSVTTLLPLTRLSYRCHVGQFQPKDKVIGVVMKKAGESFVVDIGCASPAILNYLSFEGSSKKNRPDINAGDVLYAMITRADRGKFIL, translated from the exons ATGAATTTAGCATCCATTGACAATATCATACGTGGGGCTCGACTTCAGACATCATCAAATGACTCGAGTTATCAAAATTTTTTGGATCGTTTAGTTTTGCCTGGAATGGTTTTTGAATTATCTGGACCTTATGATGGGCCTGTATCATGGTCTATTGGTCCAGGTCTTGTCTGTGTGCCGATGTCTAGAATGAAACCTGGAGTGGGGAAAAACAAAATGGTGGATTCGATTTTAGTAAGACAG TTCGGAATCttaaaattcaaatgtaagAAGTTGGAAGGAACAGACTCAACGGATACAATCAAGCGTTTTAAACTCGGAAATTCATTGAGTGATTTGAGATCAGAAAATTTCATTTGGGTAGAATGCCTTGTGTCTAATGGTTCAGTAACTACATTACTTCCACTTACTCGTCTCTCATACCGTTGTCATGTGGGACAGTTTCAACCAAAGGACAAGGTTATTGGCGTTGTAATGAAAAAAGCTGGTGAATCGTTTGTAGTTGATATAGGTTGTGCTTCTCCGGCTATTCTCAATTACTTATCATTCGAAGGTTCTTCCAAAAAGAATCGTCCTGACATTAATGCAGGTGATGTTCTTTATGCCATGATTACACGAGCCGACAGAGGTAAGTTTATTCTGTAA
- the EXOSC3_1 gene encoding Exosome component 3, variant 2 (EggNog:ENOG410V8DR~COG:J~BUSCO:EOG091G0Q58): MNLASIDNIIRGARLQTSSNDSSYQNFLDRLVLPGMVFELSGPYDGPVSWSIGPGLVCVPMSRMKPGVGKNKMVDSILVRQFGILKFKCKKLEGTDSTDTIKRFKLGNSLSDLRSENFIWVECLVSNGSVTTLLPLTRLSYRCHVGQFQPKDKVIGVVMKKAGESFVVDIGCASPAILNYLSFEGSSKKNRPDINAGDVLYAMITRADRDLEIELSCVDEAGKACGMGILGRHEPGTVGNAGGRSGGILLHCTQDLVRRLGNQDEFPLLKLLSKVYPFEIFLGANGRIWLTAGSAREIMILANAIAITEHISTNECCQLAKELC; the protein is encoded by the exons ATGAATTTAGCATCCATTGACAATATCATACGTGGGGCTCGACTTCAGACATCATCAAATGACTCGAGTTATCAAAATTTTTTGGATCGTTTAGTTTTGCCTGGAATGGTTTTTGAATTATCTGGACCTTATGATGGGCCTGTATCATGGTCTATTGGTCCAGGTCTTGTCTGTGTGCCGATGTCTAGAATGAAACCTGGAGTGGGGAAAAACAAAATGGTGGATTCGATTTTAGTAAGACAG TTCGGAATCttaaaattcaaatgtaagAAGTTGGAAGGAACAGACTCAACGGATACAATCAAGCGTTTTAAACTCGGAAATTCATTGAGTGATTTGAGATCAGAAAATTTCATTTGGGTAGAATGCCTTGTGTCTAATGGTTCAGTAACTACATTACTTCCACTTACTCGTCTCTCATACCGTTGTCATGTGGGACAGTTTCAACCAAAGGACAAGGTTATTGGCGTTGTAATGAAAAAAGCTGGTGAATCGTTTGTAGTTGATATAGGTTGTGCTTCTCCGGCTATTCTCAATTACTTATCATTCGAAGGTTCTTCCAAAAAGAATCGTCCTGACATTAATGCAGGTGATGTTCTTTATGCCATGATTACACGAGCCGACAGAG ATTTAGAGATTGAATTGTCATGTGTTGATGAGGCGGGGAAAGCTTGTGGAATGGGTATCCTTGGTCGCCATGAACCTGGAACTGTTGGTAATGCTGGAGGTCGGTCTGGTGGTATACTGTTACACTGTACACAAGATTTGGTCAGGCGGTTAGGCAATCAAGATGAATTTCCTCTATTAAAACTTTTATCTAAG GTGTATCCTTTTGAAATATTCTTAGGTGCAAATGGACGAATATGGTTAACAGCTGGTTCTGCTAGAGAAATAATGATATTAGCCAATGCAATAGCTATTACTGAACATATATCAACGAATGAATGTTGTCAATTAGCTAAAGAACTTTGTTAA